A genomic region of Daphnia carinata strain CSIRO-1 chromosome 5, CSIRO_AGI_Dcar_HiC_V3, whole genome shotgun sequence contains the following coding sequences:
- the LOC130696903 gene encoding uncharacterized protein LOC130696903, with protein sequence MWKVNNPELPDNRSMALSRLFQIERRFKRDPSYAKRYDDVIQEYINLGHARLLSTEEAKGRTPKTNYMPHHGVQSSTSSTTKTRVVFDGSAECEGTSLNKNLLRGPNYLLNLLGIILRFRKHKIPISSDIEKMYHQVLVPEEDQDAFRFLYRSPNSTSPPLTYRMTVHVFGAVSSPSTCLFALNKTAEDHKTKFPDAAASVKTSFYVDNYLDSFESEDEAIKRARQQKELLQLGGFNLTKWSSSSRKVLAALKPLGLANPKLDLDLDKLPMDRALGILWDSEIDAFTFKVGERVQLHATPTKRNLVSVVATVYDPLGFVAPVVFAMKILTQEVWRAKLDWDEELPEPLKCQFQQWCQNLSNLARITVPRCLVKEERPTTQQVHIFADASQLGFGAVAYVRTTYARERVGVSFIMAKTHVAPLKQLSIPRLELQGAVEALQLAIIICREMNLELSQITFHVDSQTVLRWIHSSNVKYEVFVGNRIGKILMNTDCRQWRHVPGVMNPADVWRRGLDPDNLKELQQFHEGPAFLLLEPSSWPKWDQIEHNDHQDPEAMHIYTIKTEPIDNVIDQCVEYYSNKVRLERVLAWCLRFILNCCARVKNLKLTSGELTPTETEAALATCIQRAQEVAYPEDVLFLERGKELPNRSKLKQFRPFIDEQHLMRVGGRIGQQPVDYATRHPVILPPEKRITSLIVWDAHVRNYHMKAERLLCELRSMYWIPSGRRVIKSILNKCIPCKRRNAQPVAPLMAQLPVHRITPFLPPFAHTGVDYFGPLTVKVGGRGRRHEKRWICLFTCLTTRAVHLEVTASLSAEAFLMAFSRFSSIRGKPVVVYSDNGTNFAGERELNEAVEELNNSKDYLEAQLTCRHIEWRFSPPSGPHFGGVWERLVQSCKRAMKVTLRNSVVSDQVLNTVVAEIGALLNARPLTHLSVNLEDPDPLTPNHFLHARPMPYIPLAYVDLDNVDILRNQFLHSQLIVNHYWKRWITECLPHLTERKKWATSHKNIEVNDIVLVVDPLNPRGQWPLEKVVEILPSTSDNVVRVAKVKISGAKNTLTRPVTRLCVLLTQNEITSETGQPLPNSLKSEEREEKSIQLP encoded by the coding sequence ATGTGGAAGGTCAACAATCCGGAATTGCCGGATAACCGAAGTATGGCGCTTAGccgcctttttcaaattgaacgtCGCTTCAAAAGAGACCCCAGCTACGCCAAACGTTACGACGATGTCATTCAAGAGTACATCAACCTTGGCCATGCTCGACTCTTATCTACTGAAGAAGCAAAAGGGAGAACACCAAAGACAAATTACATGCCTCATCATGGTGTTCAGAGCTCAACGAGCTCgacgacaaaaacaagagtggTCTTCGACGGTTCGGCGGAGTGTGAAGGCACTTCCTTGAATAAAAATCTTCTTCGTGGTCCAAACTATCTCCTGAACTTGCTGGGAATAATCTTGCGCTTCCGCAAGCACAAAATTCCCATCAGCAGTGACATCGAAAAGATGTATCATCAGGTTTTGGTTCCAGAAGAGGATCAAGATGCCTTTCGATTTTTGTACCGGTCACCAAACAGCACGTCGCCACCGCTCACCTACAGGATGACAGTCCACGTCTTTGGAGCCGTCTCTTCACCGtcaacttgtttgtttgcgtTAAACAAAACAGCGGAAGACCACAAAACGAAATTTCCAGATGCAGCAGCCAGCGTAAAAACAAGCTTTTACGTCGACAACTATCTGGATTCGTTCGAGTCAGAAGATGAGGCAATCAAACGGGCCCGCCAGCAAAAGGAACTGTTGCAGCTGGGGGGTTTTAATCTCACCAAGTGGTCATCGTCGTCAAGAAAAGTCCTGGCAGCGCTCAAACCCTTAGGCCTGGCTAATCCGAAATTGGATTTAGACCTGGACAAATTGCCTATGGATCGAGCCCTAGGGATTCTTTGGGACAGTGAAATTGACGCGTTCACTTTCAAGGTGGGAGAAAGGGTCCAGTTACACGCCACACCTACGAAAAGGAATCTCGTAAGTGTAGTGGCCACAGTATACGATCCGCTTGGATTCGTTGCTCCAGTAGTATTCGCCATGAAGATTTTGACTCAAGAGGTATGGCGAGCCAAGCTAGATTGGGATGAAGAGCTGCCCGAACCTTTGAAATGCCAATTTCAACAATGGTGTCAAAACTTGTCTAACCTAGCACGCATCACAGTTCCTCGATGCTTAGTAAAGGAAGAGCGCCCAACAACCCAGCAAGTGCACATCTTTGCCGACGCCAGTCAACTAGGGTTCGGAGCAGTCGCATATGTGCGAACAACTTACGCTAGGGAAAGGGTTGGCGTATCTTTCATCATGGCCAAAACGCACGTCGCGCCGTTAAAGCAGCTTTCAATCCCTCGGCTTGAACTTCAAGGAGCCGTCGAAGCCTTGCAGCTGGCCATAATAATTTGCCGTGAAATGAACCTGGAGCTGAGTCAAATCACGTTTCACGTCGACTCTCAGACAGTTCTTAGATGGATCCATTCTTCCAACGTCAAATACGAGGTGTTTGTGGGAAATAGAATTGGAAAGATTCTAATGAACACCGACTGTCGACAATGGCGCCATGTTCCAGGAGTCATGAATCCAGCAGACGTTTGGCGCAGAGGATTGGATCCCGACAACCTCAAGGAATTGCAGCAGTTTCACGAAGGGCCAGCCTTTCTGTTGTTGGAACCTTCATCATGGCCAAAATGGGATCAGATCGAGCACAACGACCATCAAGATCCCGAAGCCATGCACATCTACACAATAAAAACGGAGCCCATTGACAATGTGATCGACCAGTGCGTagaatattattcaaacaaagtgCGTCTGGAACGAGTGCTTGCGTGGTGTTTACGTTTCATTTTAAACTGTTGTGCCAGAGTGAAGAATTTAAAGTTGACTTCAGGAGAACTGACGCCAACCGAAACTGAAGCAGCTTTGGCAACGTGCATTCAACGTGCACAAGAAGTGGCATACCCCGAAGATGTGTTGTTCTtagaaaggggaaaagaactGCCAAACCGGTCGAAACTCAAACAGTTTCGACCATTCATCGATGAACAACACCTGATGCGAGTGGGCGGTCGAATTGGCCAACAACCTGTAGACTATGCAACAAGACATCCAGTGATTTTACCTCCAGAGAAACGTATCACAAGTCTAATAGTCTGGGACGCTCACGTGCGAAATTACCACATGAAGGCCGAGCGCTTATTGTGCGAACTTCGATCAATGTATTGGATACCTTCTGGACGAAGAGTAATCAAGTCCAtactcaacaagtgtattCCTTGCAAGCGGAGAAATGCGCAACCAGTCGCACCACTCATGGCTCAGCTACCAGTCCATCGCATAACGCCTTTCTTGCCTCCATTCGCCCATACAGGAGTCGACTATTTTGGTCCACTTACTGTCAAAGTAGGAGGGAGAGGGCGACGGCACGAAAAAAGATGGATTTGCCTTTTTACGTGTCTCACAACCCGAGCAGTACATCTAGAAGTGACTGCTAGCCTCAGTGCAGAGGCATTTTTAATGGCCTTCTCTCGATTCTCCAGCATACGGGGAAAGCCAGTCGTTGTGTATAGCGACAACGGCACAAATTTTGCTGGAGAAAGGGAGTTGAACGAGGCAGTCGAAGAACTGAACAACAGCAAAGACTACCTGGAAGCACAATTAACTTGTCGACACATTGAGTGGCGTTTCTCTCCGCCAAGTGGACCTCACTTCGGGGGAGTGTGGGAAAGGCTCGTGCAATCGTGCAAAAGAGCTATGAAAGTGACTCTCAGAAATAGTGTCGTCAGTGATCAAGTCTTAAATACTGTTGTGGCTGAAATCGGGGCATTGCTTAATGCTCGACCGCTGACTCATCTCAGCGTAAACCTCGAAGATCCCGACCCTCTCACTCCGAACCATTTCCTACATGCCAGACCAATGCCGTACATCCCACTGGCATACGTCGATCTTGACAACGTAGACATTTTAAGAAACCAGTTTCTACATAGTCAACTTATTGTCAACCACTACTGGAAAAGATGGATTACCGAATGTTTACCTCACCTcaccgaaaggaaaaaatgggcCACGAGTCACAAGAACATCGAAGTGAACGATATTGTACTTGTTGTCGATCCATTAAACCCTCGGGGGCAGTGGCCATTGGAAAAGGTAGTCGAAATTTTACCTAGCACGTCCGACAATGTAGTACGTGTagctaaagtaaaaatttccgGCGCAAAAAATACCTTAACTCGTCCTGTAACTAGATTATGCGTGTTGTTAACGCAAAACGAAATCACATCTGAAACGGGCCAACCACTGCCAAACTCACTTAAAAGTgaagaaagggaagaaaaatccATCCAATTACCGTAA